In Budorcas taxicolor isolate Tak-1 chromosome 16, Takin1.1, whole genome shotgun sequence, the following are encoded in one genomic region:
- the LOC128061487 gene encoding 40S ribosomal protein S15a-like, whose product MVRMNVLADALKSINSAEKRGKRQVLIRPCSKVIVRFLTVMMKHGYIGEFEIIDDHRAGKIVVNLTGRLKKCGLISPIFDVQFKDLEKWQNNLFPFRQFGFIVLTTSAGIMDHEEARRKHTGGKILGFFF is encoded by the coding sequence ATGGTGCGCATGAATGTCCTGGCTGATGCTCTCAAGAGTATCAACAGTGCCGAGAAGAGAGGCAAACGCCAGGTCCTTATTAGGCCATGCTCCAAAGTCATCGTCAGGTTTCTAACAGTGATGATGAAGCATGGTTACATTGGCGAATTTGAAATCATTGATGATCACAGGGCTGGGAAAATTGTTGTGAACCTCACAGGCAGGCTAAAAAAGTGTGGACTGATCAGCCCCATATTTGATGTACAATTTaaagatctagaaaaatggcagaatAACCTGTTCCCATTCCGTCAGTTTGGTTTCATTGTACTGACAACCTCAGCTGGCATCATGGACCATGAAGAAGCAAGACGAAAACATACAGGAGGGAAAATCCTTGGATTCTTTTTCTAG